The window CTTCTGTTGCCGGGACTGACATGTCCCAGTCCCGGCATTTCGGCAAGCTATTCACCTAACCTTTAAATAAAGTCTACCCTGCGAACGCCGAAGCCTAGTTGAGGAACTGGATTCCAGTTTTTACGGGAATGGCGACACCAGGGAATTTAAAGACTGACTTAGCAAAACCCACTCGCCCGGCAACTGCTACGCCCGCCGGGCCGGAGTGGTCTCCTTTTCAATATAAACCAGAACAACGATGAATAAGCAGCTCAAAAAATTAGTTAGAAACAGCCTGACCGCACTTATCCCGTTATGCGCGGCCGGTAACGCTCACGCCGCAATACTTACTTTTAGCCTCGATTACAGCGGCTTAGCATTCGGAAACGCCGCCACAGCGCAAGGCCTTATCAGCTTGGATGACCAATTCATTCCCAATCCAGGCTCGACTTTTCTTGATTTCAGCAACAATGATGTGATCAAGGCTTTCACATTGACCGTTTCCAACGCCACGGGAGGCCTAGGAAACGGCACATTTCAGATGATGGATTTCGATTTTGCCACCTGGGATAGCGCAGGCGAAACACTGGACTTTAGCCAACAATTGATGGGCCAGTGGACGCAAGGTGGCGGTTGGGGAACAAGCGCCAGATGGGACGGCGGCGCGGGTGAGTTTAACCTTTACGCCAAAGCCGGCTCCTCCGCACCAACCAGCTCCGGTTACTTTACCTTGGCGGCGAACAACGATTTTCTAAATGGCGATTTGTTGAGATTAGTGTCGTTCAAGCCCGTGTCCGGCTCTGTTCAGCCAGTTCCGCTGCCTGCACCAATTTGGTTATTCGGTAGCGCTGTCGGCGTGTTCTTGAGCAGAAAAGCAGTGAAGAAAGACCGTTGTTGATTTGCCTGTTAAACGTCGCTCCCGGGAAGGCGGAAGCCAATCGGCTACAATGATGCGCCAGGCAAATTAAAAGCTCCCGCCATCGCGAGAATTTAGAGGTATAAACTTGGAGATTTTCAACAGACATAAAAAAACCGGATGGAGCACGACTCCATCCGGTTTAAAAAGCCCAAAAATTTTAAGCTTGAACGGCCGTTTTACGACGACCGGTATACAGGAAGCCCATCAAAGCGCTTGTCATAAACCATACCGATGCGGGGAGAGGTACGCTAGTGACAGGATTTTGATTAGCAGCGGCTTTCAGATCGAATCCAAACAGAAAGCTCAAGTTGCTGGTGACCACGCCTGGTTTTACAAAGGTCAACAAGAACGTATTAGGAGCACCCAATTCATAGTTACCGACTTCGCTAACCCAACCGCTTGCTGTCCACAGACCCAATTTAAACGGGCTAGCAGAGGCAAATGTGCCTACACCGTTAAAAGTGTAAACAGGTGCATCAATAGCCAGATCAGCGGTAGCAGAAAAGATACCGAAGGTGTCACTTGAAGTAAATGGGAATGAACTAGAACCGAAGGAGATAAAATTGCTATCGCCGTCAGTAGATTCCCAAATGATGCCTGCCGAACTTACAGTCGAAACTGCAAATAGGCAAACAGCAAGCCAAAGTTTTAAAGATAAAAGCGTTTTCATGGATATTCCCCATTTAAATTAACGTTAACAATTGGTCATCCTTTTGACCACCTTACTCCGTAGTTGAAATTGTTCCTCAATGCCAACTAAGAAGGGGGGTGGATATATACAAACACCCACCCAAACAGGTTAATGCAAATATAATGCCATAATTAAAAACGTTTTTTTTCAATAAGTTATATCCACAACAATCGCAAAGTGTAAATATTACCGACACGTTACGAGTGATTTTTGCCTTTTGCGTAAAAAAGTCACCAAATCGGTGCGTTACGCGTCTGGAACTGAGACAAGGTAATTTTTCGGACATAAAAAAGCCGGATGAAGCTAAATTTGTTTCATCCGGCGCAACGACCGTCAAAGCATCTGTAGCAAATGCGGTCAGCGTCGGGCGCTTATTTCAACGCATTTCCACAGTCTAAATCGGCCACACGTGAGTAGCCAACGTTCTTGAAAATTGCGCCCTGTACCCCGAAGAAGCGAATAAACAATTCATCCCGGAGTTTATTGCGCTGCCTTATTTCCGCTTTTACGCCTTGCTCGGCCAATTGATTTTTAAATAGCGTTGCGCGCTGCCGCTCATTGAACACGCCGAGCGATATTGCCCCTTTGATATCACCATCGGTTACCGGCCAGATATCGTTAAATCCTTTGGCCTTTAACATCATTTTATTGATACGGGTTTGCTCGGCATCTTTTCCAGCCGGGTAATAAACCTGGAAGTCCGACGCCACAATGCTCGACTTGTTTACCGCTTTGAACGCAGTTAAACGCTCGGTATTAGCCCAGCGCCGCAACGCTTCCTGATCGCTGAACGGCCCAGCCTCGTAGCACTGATGGATCTCGGCTTTCCGCCTTTCGGAAACAGTTGGCTTAGGTGTATGGGGGCTTGTTTTGAGGATCAAAACAGCTTGGGGCGGATTCAAGCGCTGCAAAATATCCTTCGCTTGCTTAGCTTGTATTTCAGCGGCGGCGTTGTCCAGATAAGCAGAAATTTGTGCTCCACGCCTAGCCGATTGTCTTTCGCTGACCGTTAGCAAGGCCGGAATATGGCTGACTGGCTCGAGCGATGGCGTCAGCGCACCAAAATGTAGCTTCCAGAAAAAAAACAACACATTCAGCAGACATAACAAAAAAAACAGCGCTTTCATGAGACGTTTTCATTTCGGCAATAATTGAGCAAGCCTTTAAAGACCAAATCGCCGTCTACAATGCTTGGAACGGCCAGGTGTCGAGCTAAGGTCTCCCCATCGCCGCCGCTCAATACCAACTGATACGCTTTGGGCTGACGCGCCAAGGCAGCCTCTACCAAGCCAGTCGCAGCTAACAAAGTACCGTTATTGATAGCCGCCGACGTGACAACCGCCAAACTTGTATCTGCCTGATCTTCGCTAAACGGTAGCGCGGCGGTATTGTCTGCCAAGGATTTTTTCATCAGCAACAACCCCGGACTAATTAAACCACCCAGATGCCTGCCATCGCTCTCGATGAAATCTATTGTGATAGCGGTGCCACAATCGACGACACACGTATCCCCGGGATAATAACGATGTGCCGCCTGCAATCCCAACCAGCGGTCCACACCCAACTTCTCCGGGCGAGCATATGCATTTTTGACGTTAAAAGCGGTTTGCGAAGACTGCGGAATGATTACTTCAAGACCTGGCCATATTGACCGCGCCATTTCGACCAGCAACAAGATCAAAGAATTTTCCGATACCGACGCAATAGCTATTTGCTTGGGTGCTGGGATATTCAGCCAATATTCACGCAAGCCTTCAGAGAAATCCGGCTGCCGATAATCCATGAACTGAGTCGGCTGAAGCCGACCGGCCTCTGCCAGGGTCCATTTCAGACGCGAGTTGCCAATATCGACCAGTAAAATCATAACCGCCGGAAACTGACTTCGCCGGACGCAAACACACGGGTTTGGCCGTCCGCGAGTTCCAGCAACAACAGGCCTTGATCATCAATGCCCGCCACCACGCCGCTAAAGCTCTGCTCGTGCATAAAAATATCGACCTGTTTGCCTTGCATGGCATCGTAGCCACGCCATTCGTCGAGATAATGCTCCAGCGCACGGGTCTCGTACTCTGCCAGCACGGGTAACAACTGATTTAATAACTCGCCCACCAACCGATTGCGTTTACCATGAAACGACTCGGCCAAAATGGCGTGCAAATCGACCCAATCCTGCTCGATAGCTTGTCCTTCATGGGCCGGCAAATACACATTTAAACCCAAACCTATCACCGCGTGGCACGGCCCGTTAGTTTCTCCTGAGACTTCAATTAAAATCCCCGCCAATTTACGTTGGCGCCAATAAATATCGTTCGGCCATTTCAACCCCACATCAACAATGCCGAAACCTCGCAACGCGCGGATTACCGCTACTCCGACCGCCAGACTCAACCCGCTGATCGCAGCCGGCCCACCCTGGAAGCGCCACAAAATCGATAGGTAAATATTGTGACCAAACGGCGAAACCCAATACCTGCTGCGCCGCCCTTTCCCGGCGGTTTGCCGTTCGGCCAGACAGACCGAGCCGATGCCAGCGCCCTGCCGCGCCTTTTCCAATAAATGCGTGTTGGTAGAGTGAATCTGATCGTGAATTTCCAGCTCACCCAACAATGATTTTGCATGTCCATCCAAGTGCTGATCGATCTGCTGCTCATCCAACAACTGTAAAGGGTGTTGCAAGCGGTAACCTTTACCCGAAACCGCTAGTAACTCGATACCGAATTCGGACAACGCACTTAAGTGTTTCCATACAGCCGAACGACTAGCGCCCAGCAAGCCCGCCAATTCGGTCCCGGAGTGGAATTGACCATCCGCCAGGACATGTAACAACTGTTTGAGTTTAGGAGAGATCAATCGCCAACCTGCCGAACGCTCTGTAAAAATGCACTACGCAGCTAGAACTCGTTTTTATCACGCAATTGTTGCAATTGTTTTTTGACGACATGCTTTATCAATAGCTCTCTATCGTCTTCGGTGAGATTGACATACTCGACACAGATAGAAAACGGCCGTTCCGGACTCTCTTCGGCAATATCCTTGCACTGGACGACATTCGCGTAGGCCACGATCACCGCCATACACGAGGTCAGCAGCATCCGCAGTTCCAGTAGTTCGCCGACTTCTATCGGCGTTTCATTGCTAAAAGCCAAGCCAGTCGCGCTGAGACTTACTTCGCGGGTATCGTGTTCGGAAAATTCCTCGCTCTGTGCGCTAATCGCCTGTGCGATAAGGTTGATTTTGGTGTCGATGATCTTCAGATATTCGAACATTTCCGGATCACGTCTTTCCAGGCGCGGCGACAACATGCGCGCTTCCTGCGCCAATACGTCCAAAGCGGACGTCAATGAACAATTGCCCAATACATCATTAGAAACATGACTCAAGGCGTCGACATTTTTTTTGTCGATGACTTTATGCAGCAGATTTATCGTGTCGTTGACTCGAAAATAACGCCTTTTTTCTTCAATTTCATCCGCCATGGTGTGCTCGTCCTCGGTCTACTTAAGTGGGGTAATATTACGAATAAAGAATTTTAGCTTAAGCGGCTTTAACTGTTTAATTCCGCAGCGTCAATCGGAAATAGTAAGGTCGTAACTACGCATCAAGCCGCTAACTTCTGCGCGCGGCAGACGGACGGCAGGCAAGATCAAATCCGTGGATGTTAGTCCGGCCAGCTGCAAAGATTCTTCTTCTACGTACAAATCGTTAACGTCGTAAATTTGCAAGGCCTGGAAAATTGCCGAGGTATCCTTTAAATCTAATCCAGCAGGTTGCTGCTGATTTTTCAATTGC of the Methylomonas sp. MK1 genome contains:
- the tusC gene encoding sulfurtransferase complex subunit TusC, which gives rise to MKRYLFIMRRSPYSGAHLQETLDAILTAAAFDQHVALLFVDDAVWQLKNQQQPAGLDLKDTSAIFQALQIYDVNDLYVEEESLQLAGLTSTDLILPAVRLPRAEVSGLMRSYDLTISD
- a CDS encoding PilZ domain-containing protein; the protein is MADEIEEKRRYFRVNDTINLLHKVIDKKNVDALSHVSNDVLGNCSLTSALDVLAQEARMLSPRLERRDPEMFEYLKIIDTKINLIAQAISAQSEEFSEHDTREVSLSATGLAFSNETPIEVGELLELRMLLTSCMAVIVAYANVVQCKDIAEESPERPFSICVEYVNLTEDDRELLIKHVVKKQLQQLRDKNEF
- a CDS encoding type III pantothenate kinase; the encoded protein is MILLVDIGNSRLKWTLAEAGRLQPTQFMDYRQPDFSEGLREYWLNIPAPKQIAIASVSENSLILLLVEMARSIWPGLEVIIPQSSQTAFNVKNAYARPEKLGVDRWLGLQAAHRYYPGDTCVVDCGTAITIDFIESDGRHLGGLISPGLLLMKKSLADNTAALPFSEDQADTSLAVVTSAAINNGTLLAATGLVEAALARQPKAYQLVLSGGDGETLARHLAVPSIVDGDLVFKGLLNYCRNENVS
- the birA gene encoding bifunctional biotin--[acetyl-CoA-carboxylase] ligase/biotin operon repressor BirA — encoded protein: MISPKLKQLLHVLADGQFHSGTELAGLLGASRSAVWKHLSALSEFGIELLAVSGKGYRLQHPLQLLDEQQIDQHLDGHAKSLLGELEIHDQIHSTNTHLLEKARQGAGIGSVCLAERQTAGKGRRSRYWVSPFGHNIYLSILWRFQGGPAAISGLSLAVGVAVIRALRGFGIVDVGLKWPNDIYWRQRKLAGILIEVSGETNGPCHAVIGLGLNVYLPAHEGQAIEQDWVDLHAILAESFHGKRNRLVGELLNQLLPVLAEYETRALEHYLDEWRGYDAMQGKQVDIFMHEQSFSGVVAGIDDQGLLLLELADGQTRVFASGEVSFRRL